CAAATTCTATAAGATATCTATCAATGGCACCAAGAAATAACGGAATGAAAGTAAAAAGAATAGATAATCTGCTTTGCGCTGGAGAAAAATCGGGACTCTTTACAGGCCATACAGAAGCTATGACGACAGGATGCCTTGCTGGACATAATAGTGTAAGGTTAGCACTCGGAATGCCATTGCTTGAATTGCCAAGAAATATAGCATCTGGTGACCTTATTGCATATGAAAATGAATGTATTGAGACTAAGGAGGGATTAAAGAATAGATATACATTTGCAGGTGGAGGATATTTTGATAGAATGAAAGCATTAGGATTATATACTACGGACACCGACCTTATTAAAGATAGAATATTGAGAGATAACTTAATAGGAATCTATGAAGAAAAACTTGTGTAAGCGAGCTAAAAATAGGCTCGCTTTTCTTCTAATATTGCCTTCACAATCAAATGATGTTATATTATAAAATATGGGTTATAATAAAATATATAAATTATTGTAATAGGTGTAGATTAGTATGGAAAGATTGCAAAAATACTTAGCGGAATGTGGTATTGCATCCCGTAGAAAATGTGAACAATTAATATTGGCTGGTCTAGTAAAAGTTAATGGATTAATTATTAAAAACCTTGGGTTTAAAGTAAATCCTGATAAAGACATTGTAGAATATAATAATAAAATAGTAAAAAAGATAGAAAAGAATATTTATATTATGTTAAACAAACCGATAGGTTATGTAACAACTGTAAGAGACCAATTTAAACGGCCGTCTGTCATCGATTTGATAAATATTAAAGAAAGGATATATCCGGTAGGACGGCTAGATTATAGTACATCGGGGCTTCTTTTGTTAACAAATGATGGAGAACTTACATATAGATTAACACATCCAAAACATGAGGTCAGTAAGACATATATAGCTAAAATAAAAGATATCCCTGATGCAAATAAACTTAAAAGATTTCGGAGTGGATTGATTATTGACAATCGACTTACCTCAAAAGCCGAAATAGATATTTTGAAGGTAGAAGATAATAACGCAATCGTGAAAATTATTATACATGAAGGTCGAAATAGGCAAATAAGAAAAATGTGTGATGCAATTGGCCATCCAGTTATAACATTAAAACGTATAAAAATAGGTGATTTAAAACTTGGTAAACTTGGGATTGGTAATTGGAGGTATCTAAAAACCGAGGAAATTGAATATCTTAAAAACCTATGAATACAGTGAGGTATATTATGTTTAAAATAGAATTTGCATCTATCAAAGATTTAGAATATATAAAAAACATAGCTAACATTTATAATATTCCATTTCCTTGCGACGTTAACAAAAATATTTTTATGACAGCAATAGATGATAAACCATTTGGTTATATATCTGTCAATATAAAAAATGACACAGCAATAATAACAGGTCATGCAGTATTACCCGAGTATAGAAATAAAGGCTATGGGACAATGCTCCTTAGAGTCATATTGAATAATTTATATAATTTCGGTATTAAAAAAGCAAATGTTGATTTTTCTGCGCATGATGATTTTTATATTTCAAATGGTTTTGAAATAACTGATAATGGTTTATTAGTTGATTTAAATGAACTATTTAAAAAATAAGGAGGAATTTTTATGGAACTATGGTTTACAGAACATCATAATGAGTATATTAATTACTCGCTTAAAATTAAAAAAACATTAAATACTGAAAAAACAGATTATCAAGAACTTGCTATAATCGATACAGAATATTACGGAAAGACACTTGTTCTTGATGGAATATTACAAACGACGGAAAATGACGAATTTGTTTATCATGAGATGATAGTACACGTTCCACTTTTTACACACAAAAATCCTAAAAGTGTACTTATCGTTGGAGGTGGCGACGGTGGTGCTATAAAAGAAATATTGAAACATAAAACAGTAGAAAGAATAGTTCTTGCAGAGATTGATGAGAGAGTTGTCGAAAATTCTAAGAAATATCTGCCATCTATCAGTTATGGTTTAGATGATGAAAAAGTAGAAATTATGATTGGTGATGGTATAAAGTATGTAGAAGAACATAAAAATGAATTTGATGTTGTTATTGTTGATTCCACCGATCCAATTGGGCCTGCGGTAGGACTATTTACAATAGATTTTTATAAATCTGTTTATGAATGCCTAAAAGAAGATGGAATAATAGTTGCACAGACAGAATCACCATTTATATATGGAAAATTGATAAATAAATTAAGCAAAATGTTCAAAGAGATATACCCAATTGTAAAACCATATATTTGTACAATTCCTACATATCCCGGAAGTCTTTGGACATTTACAATGGGTTCTAAGAAATATGACCCTGAAGCAATTGACGTGAATATGATACCTAAAATTAACACAAAATACTATACGCCTGAAATACACAAATCTTGTTTTGTTTTGCCTAA
This portion of the Thermoanaerobacterium sp. RBIITD genome encodes:
- a CDS encoding pseudouridine synthase, which translates into the protein MERLQKYLAECGIASRRKCEQLILAGLVKVNGLIIKNLGFKVNPDKDIVEYNNKIVKKIEKNIYIMLNKPIGYVTTVRDQFKRPSVIDLINIKERIYPVGRLDYSTSGLLLLTNDGELTYRLTHPKHEVSKTYIAKIKDIPDANKLKRFRSGLIIDNRLTSKAEIDILKVEDNNAIVKIIIHEGRNRQIRKMCDAIGHPVITLKRIKIGDLKLGKLGIGNWRYLKTEEIEYLKNL
- a CDS encoding GNAT family N-acetyltransferase, whose amino-acid sequence is MFKIEFASIKDLEYIKNIANIYNIPFPCDVNKNIFMTAIDDKPFGYISVNIKNDTAIITGHAVLPEYRNKGYGTMLLRVILNNLYNFGIKKANVDFSAHDDFYISNGFEITDNGLLVDLNELFKK
- the speE gene encoding polyamine aminopropyltransferase, producing the protein MELWFTEHHNEYINYSLKIKKTLNTEKTDYQELAIIDTEYYGKTLVLDGILQTTENDEFVYHEMIVHVPLFTHKNPKSVLIVGGGDGGAIKEILKHKTVERIVLAEIDERVVENSKKYLPSISYGLDDEKVEIMIGDGIKYVEEHKNEFDVVIVDSTDPIGPAVGLFTIDFYKSVYECLKEDGIIVAQTESPFIYGKLINKLSKMFKEIYPIVKPYICTIPTYPGSLWTFTMGSKKYDPEAIDVNMIPKINTKYYTPEIHKSCFVLPKFIKDIFEEA